A DNA window from Purpureocillium takamizusanense chromosome 9, complete sequence contains the following coding sequences:
- a CDS encoding uncharacterized protein (COG:S~EggNog:ENOG503NYAJ), with protein MEEAKRPVRWDLDSDEIASVASEDLYRNRPNRWTGPKSSWRALTAEERHLWRSMRQLEHQDLAVHLYDAFALKRQGRDPATARMLTIQADNGNESVWAPPKQWTAWPLREKNVPQEHLVRRQDDEAEQFTIRREEIKALPSADLQDELGAAILRLAKERFRKRKRWQLPVRASIESEASPPGPVQREFDDDDGGKQEDENEEEEEGASMPSSPPRPTMKHESGDDSTNMMQLDSDGSAQGDASTRQSKRSKGPKEERTYEPMVSTNDELSYALLQPSVRHILSQLDKTLQVLHNARVAGLCYLSDSPSDSDSDSQAGITTVTTAAATPRKRSRGRPRSIPRPGTASDGAVTPRTSRRGRPRKVHVPREGETEDEMRLRVARESHRRLPCTPSDRDAAFEEWLRQGDERIERRRTRSLETAKAEAEAEVEAEGAQSTSAPEDTEAQDGSPTGGEDSYHYDSDAAPGRRRHRPDDGDGNDDDDEGSSNLDRKIRRWGLRDWSDVVGAAALAGFPEDVIKRTTRRCADLFGETMVIRRLDEVPASRGPPGFHTVEYRPERIRLSSSSPPGAASSAAVAAASSSSSDEQVRPTLRQRRLASLASSPSHTPRGRSATPVCSPAAAAGGSSRSRSRSSAALLFCPVTTCDRAATGFARRANLRRHMHLVHPDGGADHRDVGAEGWRKKEGEQGEGEGGEEERDSEDEAVGAVHVDGFLRTIRVGRGWRAEDVAERKRKAFWGGRPVRGRATRRGRPQSGDDDGDDDDGDDEAGDDESS; from the exons atggaggaggccaaACGACCCGTGAGATGGGAcctcgacagcgacgagatCGCATCAGTCGCCTCCGAGGACCTGTACCGCAATCGCCCGAACCGCTGGACGGGGCCCAAGTCGTCGTGGCGCGCGCTcacggcggaggagcggcaTCTGTGGCGGTCGATGCGGCAGCTCGAGCACCAAGACCTGGCGGTGCACCTGTACGACGCCTTTGCGCTCAAGCGACAGGGCAGggacccggcgacggcgcgcatgCTCACGATACAGGCG GACAACGGAAACGAGTCAGTatgggcgccgcccaagcaGTGGACCGCCTGGCCTCTCAGGGAGAAGAACGTTCCGCAGGAACATCTCGTCAGGcggcaggacgacgaggctgagcAGTTTACGATACGTCGCGAGGAGATCAAGGCCTTGCCGAGCGCAGATCTGCAGGATGAGCTGGGCGCGGCGATACTGCGGCTCGCAAAGGAGCGCTTCCGGAAGCGCAAGCGGTGGCAGCTGCCGGTGCGGGCGTCGATAGAATCTGAGGCTTCCCCCCCGGGCCCCGTTCAGCGCGagtttgacgacgacgatggcggcaagcaggaggacgagaacgaagaagaagaggagggggcgtcgatgccctcgtcaccgccacggcccacAATGAAGCACGAGtccggcgacgacagcacgAACATGATGCAGCTCGACAGCGACGGTTCAGCGCAGGGAGATGCATCCACTCGGCAGTCGAAACGCTCCAAGGGACCCAAGGAAGAAAGGACGTACGAGCCCATGGTCTCGACCAACGACGAGCTGTCCTACGCGCTGCTCCAGCCCTCGGTCCGACACATCCTCTCCCAGCTCGACAAGACGCTGCAAGTCCTCCACAacgcgcgcgtcgccggGCTGTGCTACCTCTCCGACTCGCCCAgcgactcggactcggactcgCAAgccggcatcaccaccgtcaccaccgccgcagccacgCCGCGGAAGCGCTCCCGCGGGCGGCCCCGAAGCATACCCCGACCCGGcaccgccagcgacggcgccgtcacgccgcggacgagccgccgcggccgcccgcgcaagGTCCACGtcccgcgcgagggcgagaccgaggacgagatgcgcctgcgcgtcgcccgcgagaGCCACAGGCGTCTGCCCTGCACGCCGAGCGACCGCGATGCCGCCTTTGAGGAGTGGCTgcgccagggcgacgagcgcatcgagcgccggaggacgaggagcctcgagacggccaaggcggaggcggaggcggaagTGGAGGCGGAGGGTGCTCAGTCCACCTCCGCGCCCGAGGACACGGAGGCGCAAGACGGCAGCCCGACCGGGGGGGAGGACTCCTACCACTACGACTCTGAtgccgcgccgggccgccgccgacaccgccctgacgacggcgacggcaacgacgacgacgatgagggcagcagcaacctcGACCGCAAGATCCGAAGATGGGGCCTCCGCGACTGGAGCGAcgtggtcggcgccgccgcgctggccggctTCCCCGAGGACGTCATCAAgcgcacgacgaggcgctgcgcggaCCTCTTCGGCGAGACCATGGTCATCAGGCGACTCGACGAGGTGCCCGCGTCGCGCGGCCCGCCGGGCTTCCACACCGTCGAGTACCGCCCCGAGCGCAtccgcctctcctcctcctcccctcccggAGCCgcctcatccgccgccgtcgccgcggcgtcctcgtcctcgtccgacgaACAAGTCCGCCCCacgctgcgccagcgccgcctcgcctcgctcgcctcctcgccctcccacACGCCGCGCGGACGCTCCGCGACACCGGTCTGctcgccggcagcagcagcaggaggctCATCGCGctcccgcagccgctcctccgcggcgctgctcttCTGCCCCGTCACGACGtgcgaccgcgccgccacgggtttcgcccgccgcgccaacCTGCGGAGGCACATGCACCTCGTGCACCCGGATGGAGGCGCCGACCACCGCGACGTGGGCGCGGAGGggtggaggaagaaggaaggGGAgcagggggagggagaggggggcgaggaggagcgcgacagcgaggacgaggccgtcggcgcggtgCACGTCGACGGCTTCCTGCGCACCATACGGGTCGGCCGCGGGTGGcgtgccgaggacgtcgccgagcgGAAGAGGAAGGCTTTTTGGGGCGGACGGCCGGTCCGGGGCAGGGCGACTAGGAGAGGCCGGCCGCAgagtggcgacgacgatggcgacgacgacgatggggacGATGAGGCGGGAGACGATGAGTCGTCTTGA
- the NOP7 gene encoding mRNA-binding ribosome synthesis protein nop7 (BUSCO:EOG09261L4M~COG:A~EggNog:ENOG503NUXX), whose translation MPRIQKKGQAGAAKNYVTRNQAIRKLQISLPDFRKLCIWKGIYPREPRSKKKVSKSSTSSTTFYYAKDIQYLLHEPLLQKFRDQKVLEKKISRALGRGDVGDAKRLEGNAARSDKTGKPLYTLDHVIRERYPTFVDALRDLDDCLSMLFLFANLPSTSSVPAKMIARCERLCLEFQHYLIASKSVTKSFLSIKGIYYQANIQGQDILWLVPYKFNQRIVGDVDFRIMGTFVEFYMTLLGFVNFRLYTAIGLKYPPKFDAVKDENAAELGAFTLEGKALMGVEEVKQLEDAPHKPDPKVQAAVNKVIKTIKGSEERTEASDNGDAAVEGATSEAIDKFEPAAEGGDELPQPEAAGGSGNSLFANCTFYLSRETPRQPLEFLLKSFGCKRVGWDAVLGDGAFTTNELDPSITHQIVDRPPIQAAADEDEDAEDNQTSQKLAANRRVPGRTYVQPQWVWDSVNDGELKEPHMYAPGASLPPHLSPFVRKVQGAYDPTMPLEEQETEAEALEAVDADADETAEGMDVAGSDDEDEEGDDEDDMEGVEAEEAEDDEDEDEADARQKELEAELAGASVKSQAKTKAKAKEDAKKALNKKAREEAEDLERAKGMLSKKKRKLYEQMIYTNNKKSAEDQKLRSKRRKLEQEKAKGKA comes from the coding sequence ATGCCGCGGATACAGAAGaagggccaggccggcgcggccaagaACTACGTCACGCGCAACCAGGCCATCCGGAAGCTGCAGATCAGCCTGCCCGACTTCCGCAAGCTGTGCATCTGGAAGGGCATCTACCCGCGCGAGCCCCggagcaagaagaaggtgTCCAAGTCGTCGACCAGCTCCACGACCTTTTACTACGCCAAGGACATCCAGTACCTGCTGCacgagccgctgctgcaaAAGTTCCGCGACCAAAAGGTCCTCGAGAAGAAGAtctcgcgcgcgctcggccgcggcgacgtcggcgacgcgaaGCGACTCGAGGGCAACGCCGCCAGGTCCGACAAGACGGGGAAGCCGCTCTACACGCTCGACCATGTCATTCGCGAGCGCTACCCGACGTTTGTcgatgcgctgcgcgacctcgacgactgCCTGTCCATGCTCTTCCTTTTTGCGAATCTGCCCTCCACCTCCAGCGTTCCCGCCAAGATGATTGCGCGGTGCGAGCGCCTGTGCCTCGAGTTCCAGCACTACCTCATCGCCTCCAAGAGCGTCACCAAGTCTTTCTTGTCTATCAAGGGTATTTATTACCAGGCGAACATCCAGGGCCAGGACATTCTGTGGCTGGTGCCGTACAAGTTCAACCAACggatcgtcggcgacgttgacTTCAGGATCATGGGTACCTTTGTCGAGTTCTATATGACGCTGCTTGGCTTTGTCAACTTCCGACTCTACACAGCCATTGGCCTCAAGTACCCCCCCAAGTTCGACGCGGTCAAGGACGAGAACGCCGCCGAACTCGGTGCCTTCACCCTTGAAGGCAAGGCGCTTATGGGTGTCGAGGAAGtgaagcagctcgaggatgcGCCACACAAGCCTGATCCCAAGGTCCAGGCTGCCGTGAACAAGGTCATTAAGACCATCAAGGGCAGTGAGGAGCGAACGGAAGCCAGCGATAACGGAGACGCCGCGGTCGAGGGAGCTACCAGCGAGGCCATTGATAAGTTTGAGCCGGCTGCGGAGGGTGGCGATGAGCTGCCGCAGCCGGAGGCCGCCGGAGGCAGCGGAAACTCACTATTCGCGAACTGCACATTTTACCTCTCCCGCGAAACCCCCCGACAACCCCTCGAGTTCCTGCTCAAGTCGTTTGGCTGCAAGCGCGTCGGATGGGACGCCGTTCtaggcgacggcgccttcACGACTAACGAATTGGACCCTTCAATCACACATCAGATCGTCGATCGGCCTCCGATACaagccgcggccgacgaggacgaggacgcggagGACAACCAGACGTCACAGAAGCTGGCAGCCAACCGCCGCGTGCCTGGACGGACGTACGTCCAGCCCCAGTGGGTCTGGGATAGCGTCAATGACGGGGAGCTCAAGGAGCCGCACATGTACGCTCCtggcgcctcgctgccgcctcaCTTGAGTCCTTTCGTGAGGAAGGTGCAGGGAGCATACGATCCCACGAtgccgctcgaggagcaggaaaCTGAGGCAGAGGCCTTGGAGGCCgtggacgcggacgcggacgagacCGCGGAGGGCATGGACGTCGCAGGgtcagacgacgaggacgaagagggggatgatgaggatgacatggagggcgtcgaggcagaagaagccgaagacgacgaggatgaagatgAAGCCGACGCCCGACagaaggagctcgaggccgagctggcaGGTGCCTCGGTGAAGTCACAGGCCAAGACCAAGGCgaaggccaaggaggatgCCAAGAAGGCGTTGAACAAGAAGGCACGCGAGGAAGCGGAAGATCTCGAGCGGGCCAAGGGCATGCtgagcaagaagaagcggaagcTCTATGAACAGATGATTTACACTAACAACAAGAAGAGCGCCGAGGACCAGAAGCTGCGGTCGAAGAGGAGAAAGCTGGAACAGGAAAAGGCAAAGGGAAAAGCGTAA
- a CDS encoding uncharacterized protein (COG:S~BUSCO:EOG09262O0R~TransMembrane:10 (i12-30o90-113i134-151o187-207i219-244o271-299i311-328o334-352i359-378o384-408i)~EggNog:ENOG503NWH3) encodes MAATTTMTLRGRAGVYAGAALLRLVLTLAFPGLPDLLTGRVEISTPVTSFKRLQEGLFLYNHNVWPYDGGVYHQAPLLLPLFSLLPDVKAWPIFTSLLYIAVDLLSADALARIADSGEAGQSRLFASPRRAKRASGLLVAAAFLFNPFTIATCIGRSTSVFTTCAILHAIAKAIYGSPFNAMVALSFASYLSMYPLLLLPPLILLAFDRQPEKRRATCAVRFAAKCVVVVAGCLGVLLGMSFALTGNSWEFLARTYGIQLTLSDLTPNVGLWWYFFIEMFDSFRAFFLAVFWLHLSAYVGGLSIRLRTQPLVVLTLLLGIFSIFKPYPSISDTSLFLAMLPLYGHVLPLMRYTYVASATILYATFLGPAFYHLWIYAGSGNANFFYAITLVWSLGQSLLVSDLTFAVLRDEWEVERPEMAGKEIKQI; translated from the exons atggccgcgaccaccaccatgacctTGCGAGGCAGAGCTGGCGTctacgccggcgccgccttgctgCGACTCGTCCTGACCCTTGCCTTCCCCGGCCTGCCCGACCTCTTGACTGGCCGCGTCGAGATCTCAACCCCTGTCACGAGCTTCAAGCGAT TGCAAGAAGGGCTGTTCCTCTACAACCACAACGTCTGGCCGTACGATGGCGGCGTCTACCAccaggcgccgctgctgctccccctCTTCTCGCTGCTTCCCGACGTCAAGGCCTGGCCCATATTCACGTCCCTGCTCTACATTGCGGTGGACCTGCTGAGCGCGGACGCGCTGGCGAGGATCGCGGActcgggcgaggccggccagtCGAGGCTGTTTGCGTCCCCGCGACGGGCTAAGCGCGCGTCCGGActgctcgtggccgcggc GTTCCTCTTCAACCCCTTCACGATCGCGACCTGTATCGGCCGCTCCACGAGCGTCTTCACAACATGCGCCATCCTccacgccatcgccaaggccatctACGGCTCCCCCTTCAACGCCATGGTCGCCCTGTCGTTCGCCTCGTACCTCTCCATGTacccgctgctcctcctgccgccgctcatcCTCCTGGCATTCGACCGCCAGCCTGAGAAGCGCCGGGCCACTTGCGCCGTCCGGTTTGCCGCCAAGtgcgttgtcgtcgtggcgggctgcctgggcgtgctgctgggcatgTCGTTTGCCCTGACGGGCAACTCGTGGGAATTCCTCGCCCGCACGTACGGCATCCAGCTCACGCTCTCGGATCTGACGCCCAACGTCGGCCTCTGGTGGTACTTCTTCATCGAGATGTTCGACTCGTTCcgcgccttcttcctcgccgtcttctggCTGCACCTGTCCGCCTACGTTGGCGGCCTCTCCATCCGCCTACGCACCCAGCCCCTCGTCGTGCTGACCCTCCTGCTCGGCATCTTCTCCATCTTCAAGCCCTACCCGTCCATCTCCGACACcagcctcttcctcgccatgcTACCCCTTTACGGCCACGTGCTGCCTCTCATGCGCTACACGTacgtcgcctcggccacgatATTGTACGCCACATTTCTTGGGCCCGCCTTTTACCATCTGTGGATCTacgccggcagcggcaacgccAACTTCTTCTACGCCATCACACTGGTATGGAGCCTGGGCCAGAGCTTGCTGGTGTCGGACTTGACGTTCGCGGTCCTGCGAGATGAGTGGGAGGTTGAGCGACCCGAGATGGCCGGCAAGGAGATCAAGCAGATATAA
- a CDS encoding uncharacterized protein (COG:U~EggNog:ENOG503P11S~TransMembrane:1 (i342-363o)) → MLDLHVWGSAFGLPSIDAECLATIAYFHHSGLPGTAWRLILSNDPFICPEHHLPALCHDGAWSSGFHEIVGYLLQRSLCPNLDAGLSATQKIDAVAFMVYLDAHAAPLVDLSLYASAANWAATTRPAYSSLLSFPLTWTVPTLIRAEAIKRVEHLGLAELDTDFDPNGGLHLTAGRDALPETFRRHLPLTRAKKTVREEMTPEQAVAIRLFGLVEDCLLNLVKFLSESSSDEKHPRFFGDTTPVSSLDCLAYGYLALMAKPEVPRSFLRDWMQTETPQLCNFVDDMLPMDLPWAAPEVPSLLASGARALDSVLRHAPGVGAQYATEMRLRAEKRTKGIDQRAVVLFMALAAAGAAFGYGFHAYTTLQPFGARSQLWQVQRGTSKLSQFGDLGSMLNSAMGVYDSQPMGSAAAQPGDGRLVEADSEVD, encoded by the exons atgTTGGACCTCCATGTTTGGGGCTCGGCCTTTGGCCTCCCGTCCATCGATGCCGAGTGTCTCGCCACCATCGCATACTTTCACCACTCCGGCCTCCCGGGCACCGCGTGGCGTCTGATACTGAGCAACGACCCCTTCATCTGCCCAGAGC ATCATCTCCCCGCCCTGTGCCATGACGGCGCCTGGTCGAGCGGGTTTCACGAGATAGTCGGCTACCTCTTGCAAAGGTCACTCTGCCcgaacctcgacgccggcctcagCGCCACTCAGAAAATCGACGCCGTTGCCTTCATGGTGTACCTGGACGCTCATGCTGCGCCCCTCGTCGATCTCTCACTCTATGCCTCGGCCGCCAACTGGGCCGCCACAACACGGCCCGCGTACAGCTCCCTGCTTTCCTTCCCGCTGACCTGGACCGTCCCGACACTCATACgtgccgaggccatcaagcgcgtcgagcacctgggcctcgccgagctggatACGGACTTTGATCCCAATGGTGGCCTTCACTTGACTGCTGGGCGAGATGCGCTACCCGAGACGTTTAGAAGGCATCTGCCTTTGACGAGAGCGAAAAAGACTGTCCGCGAGGAAATGACACCCGAACAAGCAGTCGCCATAAGGCTcttcgggctcgtcgaggactGTCTCTTGAATCTAGTTAAGTTCTTgagcgagagcagcagcgacgagaaGCACCCGCGCTTCTTCGGCGACACAACGCCCGTTAGCTCTCTCGACTGCTTGGCGTACGGATATCTCGCCCTCATGGCCAAGCCCGAGGTCCCCCGATCATTTCTCCGAGACTGGATGCAGACGGAAACGCCTCAACTCTGCAACTTTGTCGACGACATGCTGCCGATGGACCTGCCTTGGGCGGCACCCGAGGTCCCGTCTTTGCTGGCGtctggcgcgcgcgcgctggacTCGGTCCTCCGACACGCGCCGGGGGTCGGCGCTCAATATGCCACCGAGATGCGGCTACGCGCCGAAAAGCGCACAAAGGGCATCGACCAGCGCGCAGTTGTCCTGTTTatggcgctggcggccgccggtgcGGCCTTCGGCTACGGGTTCCACGCATACACGACGTTGCAGCCGTTCGGTGCCAGGTCGCAGCTCTGGCAGGTGCAAAGAGGAACATCCAAACTCAGCCAGTTTGGCGATTTGGGTTCTATGCTGAATAGCGCCATGGGGGTGTACGACAGCCAGCCGatggggtcggcggcggcacagccTGGCGATGGCCGGCTTGTAGAAGCAGATTCGGAAGTAGACTAG